In Natronoarchaeum philippinense, a single window of DNA contains:
- a CDS encoding nitrite/sulfite reductase: MPTDVEEWKEEVYGTEIRDHMERFAEEGWDAIPDDEHDAWFERFKWYGLYHQRAGQESYFMMRIGPPAGILEPGQLRKIGEIAKEYSTGPAENPVFGNGWADYSTRQAIQLHWINIEDVPDIWDELEEVGLTTLQACGDSWRNIVGCPVAGKDKHEHVDAIDTIHELNDTFKGNSEYSNLPRKWKVSVTGCQEGCGQGDINDLAYEPATKEIDGEEVEGYNVRVGGGLARNEPRLARDIDVFVTPEQASAVAGGMSALFRDYGDRENRYNARIKFLVDEWGTEKMRDVLQEEYVDFELHTAGEDYREEYSYNAGVDHGHADHVGVHEQADGNYYVGLDVLVGRMGADDVIELADLADEYGSGEARVTQRQNIILTDIPEENLDDLLDEPLLEDYSPDPHPFQRGSIACTGTEFCSLSIVETKNRQVRYSRWLKDNVDLPDDIEDFHIHLSGCTASCAQPQIADISLRGMKTRKDGEPVEALDIGLGGGLGENPEFASWVAERIPADEVPGAIENLVESFKDLREDGETFREFVVDRDDEELADLIEPEETSYDDPFMHNTKRTWYPYADEDDMDASPAPTAPEDEPTPADD; this comes from the coding sequence CTGACGTCGAGGAATGGAAAGAGGAGGTCTACGGAACCGAAATCCGTGACCACATGGAGCGGTTCGCCGAGGAGGGATGGGACGCCATCCCGGACGACGAGCACGACGCTTGGTTCGAGCGGTTCAAGTGGTACGGCCTGTACCACCAGCGCGCCGGCCAAGAGAGCTACTTCATGATGCGGATCGGCCCGCCGGCTGGCATTCTCGAACCCGGTCAGCTTCGCAAGATCGGCGAGATTGCCAAGGAGTACTCGACCGGTCCCGCCGAGAACCCCGTGTTCGGCAACGGCTGGGCGGACTACAGCACGCGACAGGCTATCCAGCTCCACTGGATCAACATCGAGGACGTACCCGATATCTGGGACGAACTCGAAGAAGTCGGTCTCACGACGCTGCAGGCCTGCGGTGACTCTTGGCGGAACATCGTCGGCTGCCCGGTCGCCGGCAAGGACAAGCACGAGCACGTCGACGCCATCGACACCATCCACGAACTCAACGACACGTTCAAGGGCAACTCCGAGTACTCGAACCTGCCCCGCAAGTGGAAGGTGTCGGTCACCGGCTGCCAAGAGGGCTGTGGACAGGGCGACATCAACGACCTCGCCTACGAACCGGCGACCAAGGAGATCGACGGCGAAGAAGTCGAAGGGTACAACGTCCGCGTCGGCGGCGGCCTAGCGCGCAACGAGCCTCGACTGGCCCGCGACATCGACGTGTTCGTCACGCCCGAGCAGGCCTCGGCCGTCGCGGGCGGGATGTCCGCGCTGTTCCGTGACTACGGCGACCGCGAGAACCGCTACAACGCTCGCATCAAGTTCCTCGTCGACGAGTGGGGCACCGAGAAGATGCGCGACGTGCTCCAGGAGGAGTACGTCGACTTCGAGCTCCACACCGCGGGCGAGGACTACCGCGAGGAGTACTCCTACAACGCCGGCGTCGACCACGGCCACGCCGACCACGTCGGCGTCCACGAGCAGGCAGACGGCAACTACTACGTCGGCCTAGACGTGCTCGTCGGCCGGATGGGCGCCGACGACGTGATCGAACTCGCAGATCTCGCAGACGAGTACGGCAGCGGCGAGGCCCGCGTCACCCAGCGCCAGAACATCATCCTCACCGACATCCCCGAGGAGAACCTCGATGACCTGCTCGACGAACCCCTGCTGGAGGACTACAGCCCCGATCCCCATCCCTTCCAGCGCGGTTCGATCGCCTGTACCGGCACCGAGTTCTGCTCGCTGTCGATCGTCGAAACGAAGAACCGACAGGTTCGCTACTCGCGCTGGCTCAAGGACAACGTCGACCTGCCCGACGATATCGAGGACTTCCACATCCACCTCTCGGGCTGTACGGCCTCCTGCGCACAGCCCCAGATCGCCGACATCTCCCTGCGCGGCATGAAGACGCGCAAGGACGGCGAGCCCGTCGAAGCGCTCGACATCGGCCTCGGCGGCGGCCTCGGCGAGAATCCCGAGTTCGCTTCTTGGGTCGCCGAGCGCATCCCCGCCGACGAGGTCCCCGGCGCGATCGAAAACCTCGTCGAGAGCTTCAAGGACCTGCGCGAGGACGGCGAGACGTTCCGCGAGTTCGTCGTCGACCGCGACGACGAGGAGCTGGCCGACCTGATCGAGCCCGAGGAGACCAGCTACGACGACCCGTTCATGCACAACACCAAGCGGACGTGGTACCCCTACGCCGACGAGGACGACATGGACGCCAGTCCGGCGCCGACGGCGCCCGAGGACGAGCCCACTCCGGCGGACGACTGA
- a CDS encoding DUF6360 family protein has protein sequence MTDRLMKVNAYTTFDLVDATVTGQDFEDDSLAVLNATSPRKNPDEVKLQLELDNMTEQHLPAHMEEVHLTPEQARTLAADLEKHAEKVEAAQSE, from the coding sequence ATGACCGACCGACTGATGAAGGTCAACGCCTACACGACGTTCGATCTGGTCGACGCGACGGTGACCGGACAGGACTTCGAGGACGACTCGCTGGCGGTGCTAAATGCGACCTCGCCGCGCAAGAACCCCGACGAGGTCAAGCTCCAGTTGGAACTCGACAACATGACCGAACAGCACCTACCGGCCCACATGGAAGAGGTCCACCTCACGCCCGAACAGGCCCGGACGCTGGCCGCCGATCTGGAGAAACACGCCGAGAAGGTCGAGGCCGCACAGTCCGAGTAG
- a CDS encoding DUF7535 family protein: MTRSATQPNPAGTNAEMSAIGLLVATGTLLLMLPIAPFLIALWLLDKLRSGDETPEQ, translated from the coding sequence ATGACTCGTTCAGCGACCCAACCGAACCCGGCGGGGACGAACGCCGAAATGAGCGCGATCGGGCTGCTGGTCGCTACGGGAACGCTGCTCCTGATGCTGCCGATCGCGCCGTTTCTGATCGCGCTGTGGCTGCTCGACAAACTTCGCAGCGGCGACGAGACGCCGGAGCAGTAG
- a CDS encoding CPBP family intramembrane glutamic endopeptidase, with the protein MADWDSDDHRDDDGDWGQRDGDGRAQSDGGDWDTGTDPQPRGASPDAAGGSGDTDATATLGSVLKMSGISLGLVGIALVVSNAAFLLVAVLATAVGVNVLDDLALQLVLSTVLLQGIGFGTAALVYLRYNDLGFEYVRARMPTWNDIKWTIGAFVAGYGLLIAGSLLLTALGISSEGHSIAETASGNPEILLVLIPLSFLLVGPGEELLFRGVIQNAFVDRVGVGGGIVASSAIFVSIHLPNYGWTDGLPTLGVLFVVTMVWGYVYERTDSLFVPAMAHGAFNAVQFAALYASMTSGAATGLLW; encoded by the coding sequence ATGGCTGACTGGGACAGCGACGACCACCGGGACGACGACGGTGACTGGGGCCAACGAGACGGCGACGGCCGGGCGCAGAGCGACGGCGGCGATTGGGACACCGGCACCGATCCACAGCCTCGGGGAGCGTCGCCGGACGCCGCCGGTGGTTCCGGCGATACCGATGCGACGGCGACGCTCGGCAGCGTGCTCAAGATGTCGGGCATCTCGCTCGGTCTCGTCGGCATCGCGCTGGTCGTGAGCAACGCCGCGTTCCTGCTCGTCGCCGTGCTCGCAACGGCGGTCGGCGTCAACGTGCTCGACGACCTCGCGCTCCAACTCGTCCTCAGCACCGTGTTGCTACAGGGCATCGGCTTCGGTACCGCCGCGCTGGTGTATCTCCGGTACAACGATCTCGGCTTCGAGTACGTCCGCGCGCGGATGCCGACGTGGAACGACATCAAGTGGACGATCGGGGCGTTCGTCGCCGGCTACGGGTTGCTGATCGCCGGGAGTCTCCTCCTCACGGCACTTGGTATCTCCAGCGAGGGCCACTCGATCGCCGAAACAGCCTCCGGAAACCCCGAGATCCTGCTGGTGTTGATCCCCCTGTCCTTTCTGCTCGTCGGGCCGGGCGAAGAACTGCTGTTCCGCGGCGTCATCCAGAACGCCTTCGTCGATCGCGTCGGCGTCGGCGGCGGCATCGTCGCCTCCAGCGCGATTTTCGTCTCGATCCATCTGCCGAACTACGGCTGGACTGACGGGCTCCCGACGCTCGGCGTACTCTTTGTCGTCACGATGGTCTGGGGGTACGTCTACGAGCGCACGGACAGCCTGTTCGTCCCGGCGATGGCCCACGGCGCGTTTAATGCGGTGCAGTTTGCCGCACTGTACGCCAGTATGACCTCGGGTGCGGCGACCGGCTTGCTGTGGTGA
- a CDS encoding type 1 glutamine amidotransferase: MSRPRIAVLNAAHDDAHTPRNFRRELDADLAEFDANASELPPSAEPFDGVVVTGSRSSVYWDEQWIEPTKAWVREAAEAGIPCLGVCWGHQLLAEALGGEVAAMGEYEIGYREISHGGDSVLFDGIDERFTAFTTHSDEVAAVPPGADVLAENDYSIHAFRKDRAFGVQFHPEYDPETARDVTLGKDLPDERIQRVLDGITEENYAAACEAKIVFENWLEFVEDVRASADADSSAGSAGSAGAD, from the coding sequence ATGAGTCGACCGCGAATCGCCGTGCTCAACGCAGCCCACGACGACGCCCACACCCCGCGGAACTTCCGCCGGGAACTCGACGCCGATCTGGCGGAGTTCGACGCCAACGCGTCCGAACTCCCGCCGTCGGCCGAGCCGTTCGACGGCGTCGTCGTCACAGGCTCCCGGTCGTCGGTATACTGGGACGAACAGTGGATCGAGCCCACGAAGGCGTGGGTTCGGGAGGCCGCAGAGGCCGGGATCCCCTGTCTGGGCGTCTGTTGGGGCCACCAGCTACTCGCGGAGGCGCTGGGCGGCGAGGTCGCGGCGATGGGCGAGTACGAGATCGGCTACCGCGAGATCAGCCACGGCGGCGACTCGGTGCTGTTCGACGGCATCGACGAGCGCTTCACCGCCTTCACGACCCACTCCGACGAGGTCGCCGCGGTGCCGCCGGGAGCCGACGTGCTCGCCGAGAACGACTACTCGATCCACGCGTTCCGCAAGGACCGGGCCTTCGGCGTCCAGTTCCACCCCGAGTACGACCCCGAAACCGCCCGTGACGTAACACTCGGAAAAGACCTGCCCGACGAGCGCATCCAGCGCGTGCTCGACGGCATCACCGAGGAAAACTACGCCGCGGCCTGCGAGGCCAAGATCGTCTTCGAGAACTGGCTCGAATTCGTCGAGGACGTTCGTGCGTCCGCCGACGCCGATTCGAGCGCCGGCTCGGCCGGTTCCGCGGGTGCAGACTGA
- a CDS encoding helix-turn-helix domain-containing protein translates to MSEDCEIEAVAAVLEDGTARTILTQTSLEPMSATTLSERCDASKPTVYRRLDDLRELDLLVEQTEPDPEGGHHQTVYATNMERITVELRDGELHLSVDRRPDIADRFTRLIEGI, encoded by the coding sequence GTGAGTGAGGACTGCGAGATCGAAGCCGTCGCGGCGGTGCTCGAAGACGGGACGGCCCGGACGATCCTCACCCAGACGAGTCTGGAACCCATGTCAGCGACCACGTTGAGCGAGCGCTGTGACGCCTCGAAGCCGACGGTGTATCGGCGGCTGGACGACTTGCGAGAACTCGACTTGCTGGTCGAGCAGACCGAGCCCGATCCGGAGGGCGGCCACCACCAAACAGTGTACGCGACGAATATGGAACGGATCACCGTCGAACTGCGCGACGGCGAGTTACACCTCAGCGTCGACCGGCGGCCGGACATCGCCGACCGGTTCACGCGGCTGATCGAGGGGATCTGA
- a CDS encoding DUF7577 domain-containing protein, with the protein MVDPAALPQWVYGYAVAFVLVHGTILYYLYRSSGASSSDTSSDPVETVTVVCDHCGAENEVGYRYCRNCVQELSETDGTGDAEQLADTRESL; encoded by the coding sequence ATGGTCGACCCCGCGGCGCTCCCACAGTGGGTCTACGGGTACGCGGTCGCGTTCGTTCTGGTTCACGGGACAATTCTGTACTATCTCTATCGTTCGAGTGGCGCTTCGAGTTCCGACACATCGTCCGACCCTGTCGAGACCGTGACGGTCGTGTGCGACCACTGCGGCGCCGAAAACGAGGTCGGCTACCGCTACTGCCGGAACTGCGTGCAGGAGCTCTCCGAGACGGACGGCACGGGTGACGCCGAGCAACTGGCAGACACCCGCGAAAGCCTCTGA
- a CDS encoding alpha/beta fold hydrolase yields MPTTTRNGVSLYYECEGDGETVAFIDDLGYGAWQWGWQYDALAGPFETLVWDLRGTGQSDTPEGPYDVAQLAADLEAVLSDAGARTAHLVGCGLGGMVALEHARRYGRAKTLTLLGTSSGGPDADLPAEPRTSMFAPPDDERALRSSLEPVFSADFRESHPEALDRIAEWRADDDAERAGWEAQERAFATYEHEGPLYETTLPTLVVHGAEDRVVPPSNAEALAEGLPKAELEIAPDAGHLVGIEYSAAVNDRLLGFLEEHGDVDL; encoded by the coding sequence ATGCCGACGACCACGCGAAACGGCGTCTCGCTGTACTACGAGTGCGAGGGCGACGGCGAGACCGTCGCGTTCATCGACGATCTGGGCTACGGCGCTTGGCAGTGGGGCTGGCAGTACGACGCGCTGGCGGGCCCCTTCGAGACGCTCGTCTGGGACCTGCGAGGAACCGGGCAGTCCGATACCCCGGAAGGCCCCTACGACGTTGCCCAGCTTGCGGCCGATCTGGAGGCGGTGCTGTCGGACGCCGGTGCGCGGACTGCCCATCTCGTCGGCTGTGGCCTCGGCGGGATGGTCGCCCTCGAACACGCTCGCCGGTACGGTCGCGCGAAGACGCTGACGCTGCTTGGCACCAGTTCGGGCGGGCCCGACGCCGACCTTCCTGCCGAACCCCGAACTTCGATGTTCGCGCCGCCGGACGACGAGCGGGCGCTTCGGTCGTCGCTGGAACCGGTGTTTTCTGCTGATTTCCGTGAGAGTCATCCAGAGGCGCTCGACCGGATCGCCGAGTGGCGCGCCGACGACGACGCCGAGCGAGCGGGCTGGGAGGCTCAGGAACGGGCCTTTGCCACCTACGAGCACGAGGGGCCGCTGTACGAGACGACGCTGCCGACGCTGGTCGTCCACGGCGCCGAGGATCGGGTCGTCCCGCCCTCGAACGCCGAAGCGCTGGCCGAGGGGCTTCCCAAGGCGGAACTAGAGATCGCACCCGATGCGGGGCATCTCGTCGGCATCGAATACTCGGCGGCGGTCAACGACCGGCTGCTCGGCTTCCTCGAAGAGCACGGCGACGTGGACCTGTAG
- a CDS encoding CDP-2,3-bis-(O-geranylgeranyl)-sn-glycerol synthase produces MSVIEAVVVAVWAMLPAYVPNNAAVLAGGGAPIDGGRTWGGRRVLGDGKTWRGTAVGTLVGVALAALLNALAPGAEDALGIGVPTFPAAVMVSLAFGAMLGDILASFLKRRTGRERGAAFPGVDQLDFVIVSLGLTAIVAFDWFTDVFTLPVLAVVVVLTPALHLLTNGIAYALGLKDEPW; encoded by the coding sequence GCGATGCTCCCGGCGTACGTCCCGAACAACGCCGCAGTCCTCGCGGGCGGCGGCGCGCCGATCGACGGCGGTCGGACGTGGGGTGGTCGGCGGGTGCTCGGCGACGGCAAGACGTGGCGCGGTACCGCGGTCGGAACGCTGGTCGGCGTCGCGCTCGCGGCGCTGTTGAACGCGCTCGCGCCCGGCGCCGAAGACGCGCTGGGCATCGGCGTCCCGACGTTTCCCGCGGCGGTGATGGTCTCGCTGGCCTTCGGCGCGATGCTCGGAGATATTCTCGCCTCGTTCCTCAAGCGCCGGACCGGACGGGAGCGCGGTGCCGCCTTTCCGGGCGTCGACCAGCTCGATTTCGTCATCGTTTCGCTGGGGCTGACCGCAATCGTCGCGTTCGACTGGTTCACCGACGTGTTCACGCTGCCGGTGCTCGCCGTCGTCGTCGTCTTGACGCCGGCACTGCATCTGCTGACAAACGGCATCGCCTACGCGCTCGGACTCAAAGACGAGCCTTGGTGA
- a CDS encoding hemolysin family protein — MEPLWIVVRIVAGLALILANAFFVAIEFALTRARQYPESEFAEAGLQRAWDMTDDLEIYLTSCQVGITASSIAVGIVAEPALAAIFEPLFANTALASVGAGAVIAFLIINLVHLTHGEQTPTYLGVERSKTVCRYGAAPLYWFTYIISPIISVGDTVAKWTLGLMGVEMTGAWLETEADVIESRAELRNKLGEVLEQGDLPEERRGEVMNALDIGETPVADVMVPREEIVALSTAADPEENIRRVNESPHTRFPLVGDSLDDFRGIVYVPELTRQWEQLGKGEVDLEEVAYQPMVVDADESVSDAVDQFQEAGQELALVRDGEETVGLVTTTDTVEEVMGELRDPLDEQYGSNQV; from the coding sequence ATGGAACCGCTCTGGATCGTCGTCCGAATCGTCGCGGGACTGGCGTTGATTTTGGCCAACGCCTTCTTCGTCGCCATCGAGTTCGCCCTCACGCGGGCGCGACAGTACCCCGAATCGGAGTTCGCCGAGGCCGGTCTCCAGCGGGCTTGGGACATGACCGACGACCTAGAGATCTATCTGACGAGCTGTCAGGTCGGCATCACGGCGTCGAGTATCGCGGTCGGTATCGTCGCCGAGCCGGCGCTGGCGGCGATCTTCGAGCCGCTGTTTGCGAACACAGCGCTGGCGTCGGTCGGCGCCGGTGCAGTCATCGCGTTCCTGATCATCAACCTCGTCCACCTCACTCACGGCGAGCAGACGCCGACGTACCTCGGCGTCGAGCGCTCAAAGACGGTCTGTCGGTACGGGGCGGCGCCGCTGTACTGGTTTACCTACATCATCTCGCCGATCATCAGCGTCGGCGACACGGTTGCGAAGTGGACGCTCGGGCTGATGGGCGTCGAGATGACCGGCGCGTGGCTCGAAACCGAGGCTGATGTGATCGAATCCCGCGCCGAACTTCGGAACAAGCTCGGGGAAGTTCTCGAACAGGGTGACCTCCCCGAGGAGCGCCGCGGTGAAGTGATGAACGCCTTGGATATCGGCGAGACGCCGGTCGCGGATGTGATGGTCCCCCGTGAGGAAATCGTCGCGCTCTCGACGGCCGCCGATCCCGAGGAAAACATCCGACGGGTCAACGAGTCGCCCCACACCCGCTTCCCGCTGGTCGGTGACAGTCTCGACGATTTCCGCGGCATCGTCTACGTCCCCGAACTGACCCGCCAGTGGGAACAGCTCGGTAAGGGAGAGGTCGACCTCGAGGAGGTTGCCTACCAGCCGATGGTCGTCGACGCCGACGAGTCGGTCAGCGACGCGGTCGACCAGTTCCAAGAAGCTGGTCAGGAGCTCGCACTCGTCCGCGACGGCGAGGAGACCGTCGGGCTCGTCACGACGACTGACACCGTTGAGGAAGTGATGGGCGAACTCCGGGACCCGCTCGACGAGCAGTACGGCTCAAATCAGGTTTGA
- a CDS encoding DUF7521 family protein, whose amino-acid sequence METVPLQLAETFRPPDYVILFSQLSGLASAVIGLFIAYQAYRGYRRNDSRPMLFIAIGFFLTLGIPLALFPAQLVLSTAGRTIALVIQQCSQLAGLLTILYALRMEP is encoded by the coding sequence GTGGAGACCGTCCCGCTCCAGCTGGCCGAGACGTTCCGGCCGCCCGACTACGTTATCCTGTTCAGCCAGCTCAGTGGCCTCGCAAGCGCAGTCATCGGACTGTTCATCGCCTATCAGGCCTATCGGGGCTACCGACGCAACGACTCCCGGCCGATGTTGTTTATCGCAATCGGATTCTTCCTCACGCTCGGCATCCCGCTGGCGCTGTTTCCGGCCCAACTCGTGCTTTCGACCGCCGGACGCACTATCGCGCTCGTTATCCAGCAGTGCAGCCAGCTTGCCGGGCTGTTGACGATCCTCTACGCGCTCCGGATGGAGCCCTGA
- a CDS encoding aldo/keto reductase — translation MVENQSDTFELGGDDEIHRLGYGAMRITGEGIIGEPDDVDNAKAVLRRAVDIGVDFIDTADSYGPGVSERLLREALLDDPEYRDDVLVATKGGLLRNRDGDWLPMGDPDYLRDAALSSLDRLGVETIDLYQFHRPDPETPFEDSVTALAELQDEGLIRHVGLSNVDAEQLDAAREITDIVTVQNEYNLGNRESEAVLDACEDAGIGFIPWFPLGAGDLGDKEAVLDEVADAHDASRYQIGLAWLLEHSDVMLPIPGTSSIEHLEENVAASSIELTDEEYERLTA, via the coding sequence ATGGTCGAAAACCAGAGCGACACGTTCGAGCTTGGCGGCGACGACGAGATCCACCGACTCGGCTACGGCGCCATGCGAATCACGGGCGAAGGGATCATCGGCGAACCCGACGACGTAGACAACGCGAAGGCGGTGCTCCGACGTGCTGTCGATATCGGCGTCGACTTCATCGACACCGCCGACTCCTACGGCCCCGGCGTCAGCGAGCGACTGCTCCGCGAGGCGCTGCTCGACGATCCCGAGTACCGCGACGACGTGCTCGTCGCCACGAAGGGCGGCCTGCTCCGGAACCGAGACGGCGACTGGTTGCCGATGGGCGATCCCGACTACCTGCGGGACGCCGCCCTGTCGAGTCTCGACCGGCTCGGCGTCGAGACGATCGACCTCTATCAGTTCCACCGTCCCGATCCCGAGACGCCGTTCGAGGACTCGGTGACGGCGCTGGCTGAGTTGCAAGACGAGGGGCTGATTCGTCACGTCGGGCTGAGCAACGTCGACGCCGAACAGCTCGACGCGGCGCGCGAGATCACCGACATCGTCACCGTCCAAAACGAGTACAACCTCGGCAACCGCGAGTCCGAAGCCGTGCTCGACGCCTGCGAGGACGCCGGCATCGGCTTCATTCCGTGGTTCCCGCTGGGCGCGGGCGACCTCGGCGACAAGGAGGCCGTGCTGGACGAGGTCGCCGATGCCCACGACGCCTCCCGCTACCAGATCGGGCTGGCGTGGCTGCTCGAACACTCCGACGTGATGCTGCCGATTCCTGGCACGTCCTCGATCGAGCATCTCGAAGAGAACGTCGCGGCGTCGTCGATCGAACTCACCGACGAGGAGTACGAGCGCCTGACGGCCTGA
- a CDS encoding ABC transporter ATP-binding protein — MSTDDSSAFDRYREDVDRPLARLFREYGVPRWRLLSLGLVANVIAQAASLVPPVVLGAAIDSLFRGEEAYSLLFVPQAWIPATPEAQFWFSVALIAVSFLATALFTWIYGVVGNEFAHGVMYAVRSDSFEKLLALDMAFFDDKQTGEVMAILNNDASNLERFLDDALMNSLRLVVMVGGIAAVLFGLHRQLAAVTLVAVPLMVGFTWWFMRAIAPRYRRRQESVAAFNTRIENGVSGVELAKTTASEPHEIERVDDAAHDLYRKIMSVLRLSYLYRPGMELLAGVSFAVTFLVGGYWLLTDTAPLFLTGELRVGTFVTFVFMSQRIVAPLAEVSDIVDQTQNAKASAERVFGLSDIPTHVDDRDDAVELTDADGRVEYDDVTFAYDSALTADGDEETVIDGVSVDAAPGETVALVGPTGAGKSTLVKLLVRLYDVTDGAVRVDGRDVREYSLASLRRQVGYVSQDTFLFDGTIAENVRYGRFDAEYDAVVEAAKAAEAHEFIQSLPDGYDTEVGERGVKLSGGQRQRIALARVFLQDPAMLVLDEATSAVDTETERRIQSALDRLAADRTTFTVAHRLSTVTGADTIAVLEDGRVVERGTHEELIQENGRYARLWRAQVGDTGTVETGSGN, encoded by the coding sequence GTGAGCACAGACGACTCCAGCGCGTTCGATCGCTACCGTGAGGACGTCGACCGGCCACTGGCCCGACTGTTTCGGGAGTACGGCGTCCCGCGGTGGCGGCTGTTGTCGCTGGGGTTGGTAGCGAACGTGATCGCGCAGGCGGCGTCGCTGGTGCCGCCGGTCGTACTGGGCGCGGCGATCGACTCGCTGTTTCGGGGCGAGGAGGCCTACAGCCTCCTCTTCGTCCCGCAGGCGTGGATTCCAGCCACGCCGGAGGCCCAGTTCTGGTTCTCGGTGGCGCTGATCGCCGTATCCTTTCTCGCCACGGCGCTTTTCACGTGGATCTACGGCGTCGTCGGCAACGAGTTCGCCCACGGCGTGATGTACGCCGTCCGGTCTGACAGCTTCGAGAAGCTGCTGGCGCTGGACATGGCCTTCTTCGACGACAAGCAGACCGGCGAGGTGATGGCGATTCTGAACAACGACGCCTCGAATCTGGAGCGGTTTCTCGACGACGCCTTGATGAACTCGCTGCGCTTGGTCGTGATGGTCGGCGGTATCGCCGCGGTGCTTTTCGGGCTCCACCGCCAACTCGCGGCGGTCACGCTCGTCGCGGTCCCGCTGATGGTCGGGTTCACGTGGTGGTTCATGCGCGCGATCGCGCCGCGGTATCGCCGGCGTCAGGAGTCGGTCGCCGCGTTCAACACCCGGATCGAGAACGGCGTCAGCGGCGTCGAACTCGCCAAGACGACCGCGAGCGAGCCCCACGAGATCGAGCGGGTCGACGACGCCGCCCACGACCTCTACCGGAAGATTATGTCGGTGTTGCGCCTGAGCTATCTCTACCGGCCGGGGATGGAGCTGCTGGCGGGCGTCTCGTTCGCGGTGACGTTTCTGGTCGGCGGATACTGGCTGCTGACCGACACGGCGCCGCTGTTTCTCACCGGCGAGTTGCGGGTCGGCACGTTCGTCACGTTCGTGTTCATGAGCCAGCGGATCGTCGCCCCGCTGGCGGAGGTGTCCGACATCGTCGACCAGACCCAAAACGCCAAGGCTTCCGCAGAGCGCGTGTTCGGACTCTCGGACATCCCGACTCACGTCGACGACCGAGACGACGCCGTCGAACTGACCGACGCCGACGGCCGCGTCGAGTACGACGACGTGACTTTCGCCTACGACTCGGCGCTGACCGCCGACGGCGACGAGGAGACGGTGATCGACGGTGTCTCGGTCGACGCCGCCCCCGGCGAGACGGTCGCGCTCGTCGGGCCGACCGGCGCCGGAAAGTCGACGTTGGTCAAACTGCTCGTCCGGCTCTACGACGTGACCGACGGCGCGGTGCGGGTCGACGGCCGGGACGTGCGCGAGTACTCGCTCGCCAGCCTGCGCCGGCAGGTCGGCTACGTCAGCCAGGACACGTTCCTGTTCGACGGCACCATCGCCGAGAACGTCCGCTACGGACGCTTCGACGCCGAGTACGACGCCGTCGTCGAGGCGGCGAAAGCGGCGGAGGCCCACGAGTTCATCCAGAGCCTCCCCGACGGCTACGACACCGAGGTCGGCGAGCGCGGCGTCAAACTCTCGGGCGGCCAGCGCCAGCGCATCGCCCTCGCCCGGGTGTTCCTGCAGGACCCCGCGATGCTCGTCTTGGACGAGGCGACGAGTGCGGTCGACACCGAGACCGAGCGGCGCATCCAGAGCGCGCTGGATCGGCTCGCGGCCGACCGGACGACGTTCACTGTCGCTCATCGGCTCTCGACGGTGACCGGCGCTGACACGATCGCAGTGCTGGAGGACGGGCGCGTCGTCGAACGCGGGACGCACGAGGAACTGATACAGGAAAACGGACGCTACGCCCGACTCTGGCGCGCACAGGTCGGAGACACTGGAACGGTCGAGACTGGCAGTGGCAACTGA